Proteins from one Streptomyces sp. NBC_00289 genomic window:
- a CDS encoding carbohydrate kinase family protein codes for MRIAVTGSIANDHLMSYPNRFADQLIAERLDRISLSLLTDELEIRYGGVAANIAFGLGSLGLTPLLVGAAGADFAAQEVWLKEHGVDTAGVRISDTLHTARFVCATDTAQNQIGFFYAGAMAEARHIDLADLLERTGGADLVVVSPDDPEAMVRHVRECVRLGVPFVADPSQQLARLDRAQARALLDNPRYLFTNEYEALLIQERTGWTEQQVLGRVGTWVTTQGAGGSRLARVGRTTTLVPAVPARDAVDPTGAGDAYRAGFLAALAWGLDHEEAARLGSAVASVVLECRGTQTYALDGDDVIDRLAGAYGAGAIKRLIPWLGARS; via the coding sequence ATGCGCATCGCCGTAACGGGGTCCATCGCCAACGACCACCTGATGTCCTATCCGAACAGGTTCGCCGACCAGCTCATCGCGGAGCGGCTGGACCGGATCTCGCTCTCGCTGCTGACGGACGAGCTGGAGATCCGGTACGGCGGGGTCGCGGCGAACATCGCCTTCGGGCTCGGCTCGCTGGGGCTGACGCCGCTGCTGGTGGGCGCGGCCGGCGCGGACTTCGCCGCCCAGGAGGTCTGGCTGAAGGAGCACGGGGTCGACACCGCGGGCGTGCGGATCAGCGACACCCTGCACACCGCGCGCTTCGTGTGCGCGACCGACACCGCCCAGAACCAGATCGGCTTCTTCTACGCGGGCGCGATGGCGGAGGCCCGTCACATCGACCTGGCGGATCTGCTGGAGCGGACCGGCGGGGCCGATCTCGTGGTCGTCTCCCCCGACGACCCTGAGGCCATGGTCCGTCACGTCCGGGAGTGCGTGCGGCTCGGCGTGCCGTTCGTCGCCGACCCGTCGCAGCAGCTGGCCCGGCTGGACCGGGCGCAGGCGCGGGCCCTGCTCGACAACCCGCGCTATCTGTTCACCAACGAGTACGAGGCGCTGCTCATCCAGGAGCGGACCGGCTGGACCGAACAGCAGGTCCTGGGCCGGGTCGGCACCTGGGTCACCACGCAGGGCGCCGGCGGCTCCCGCCTCGCCCGGGTGGGCCGTACCACCACGCTCGTCCCGGCGGTCCCGGCACGGGACGCGGTCGACCCCACGGGCGCCGGGGACGCCTACCGGGCCGGTTTCCTCGCCGCCCTCGCCTGGGGGCTGGACCACGAGGAGGCGGCCCGCCTGGGCAGCGCCGTGGCGTCCGTCGTCCTGGAGTGCCGCGGCACCCAGACCTACGCGCTGGACGGCGACGACGTCATCGACCGGCTGGCCGGGGCCTACGGGGCCGGCGCGATCAAGCGCCTCATTCCCTGGCTGGGAGCACGGTCGTGA
- the metK gene encoding methionine adenosyltransferase, which produces MSLHLFTSESVTEGHPDKIADRISDTILDAILSNDPTARVAVETLITTGQVHVAGEVTTSAYADIPTLVREAVLDIGYDSSAKGFDGASCGVSVSIGAQSPDIAQGVDTAYENRVEGDDDELDRQGAGDQGLMFGYATDETPTLMPLPIFLAHRLSKRLSEVRRNGTIPYLRPDGKTQVTIEYDGDKPVRLDTVVVSSQHASDIDLESLLVPDVREHVVDHELARLAGEGIKLDTEGYRLLVNPTGRFEIGGPMGDAGLTGRKIIIDTYGGMARHGGGAFSGKDPSKVDRSAAYAMRWVAKNVVAAGLASRCEVQVAYAIGKAEPVGLFVETFGTAKVDTDRIEKAIDEVFDLRPAAIIRDLDLLRPIYARTAAYGHFGRELPEFTWERTDRVDALRKAAGQTDATATEGR; this is translated from the coding sequence GTGTCCCTGCACTTGTTCACCTCGGAGTCCGTCACCGAGGGCCACCCCGACAAGATCGCGGACCGGATCAGCGACACGATCCTCGACGCGATCCTGAGCAACGACCCCACGGCGCGCGTCGCGGTCGAGACGCTGATCACCACCGGTCAGGTCCATGTGGCCGGCGAGGTCACCACGTCCGCCTACGCGGACATCCCCACCCTGGTCCGCGAGGCCGTCCTCGACATCGGCTACGACTCGTCGGCCAAGGGCTTCGACGGCGCCTCCTGTGGCGTGTCGGTGTCGATCGGCGCGCAGTCCCCGGACATCGCGCAGGGCGTCGACACGGCGTACGAGAACCGCGTCGAGGGCGACGACGACGAGCTCGACCGGCAGGGCGCCGGCGACCAGGGCCTGATGTTCGGCTACGCGACGGACGAGACGCCGACGCTGATGCCGCTGCCGATCTTCCTCGCGCACCGTCTGTCCAAGCGCCTGTCCGAGGTCCGGAGGAACGGCACGATCCCCTACCTCCGCCCGGACGGCAAGACGCAGGTCACCATCGAGTACGACGGCGACAAGCCGGTCCGGCTCGACACGGTCGTGGTGTCCTCGCAGCACGCGAGCGACATCGACCTGGAGTCGCTGCTCGTTCCGGACGTCCGGGAGCACGTCGTGGACCACGAGCTGGCGCGGCTGGCCGGCGAGGGCATCAAGCTGGACACCGAGGGCTACCGGCTGCTGGTCAATCCGACGGGCCGGTTCGAGATCGGCGGCCCGATGGGTGACGCGGGCCTGACCGGCCGCAAGATCATCATCGACACGTACGGCGGCATGGCCCGCCACGGCGGCGGCGCGTTCTCGGGCAAGGACCCGTCGAAGGTGGACCGTTCCGCCGCGTACGCGATGCGCTGGGTCGCCAAGAACGTGGTGGCCGCCGGTCTCGCCTCGCGCTGCGAGGTCCAGGTCGCGTACGCCATCGGCAAGGCCGAGCCGGTCGGCCTGTTCGTCGAGACCTTCGGCACCGCCAAGGTCGACACCGACCGGATCGAGAAGGCGATCGACGAGGTCTTCGACCTCCGCCCGGCCGCCATCATCCGCGACCTCGACCTGCTCCGCCCGATCTACGCCCGGACGGCCGCCTACGGCCACTTCGGCCGCGAGCTCCCCGAGTTCACCTGGGAGCGCACCGACCGCGTCGACGCCCTGCGCAAGGCCGCCGGGCAGACCGACGCCACGGCGACGGAGGGACGATGA
- a CDS encoding MFS transporter translates to MTHATEETYLEGEGVPDPQRWRAAAVILVAIALDLIDTTIVNVALPVLQTDLGADKAALQWVAAAYTLTFALSLITVGRIGDMLGRKRMISLGIVVFVAASLLCGVAQSTEMLIASRVLQGLGGALVMTQGLSVFQVAFPPKERAAVFGMFGALSGVAAMLGPVLGGVLVDADLFGWSWRPIFLVNVPVGLFALLGVGAFVRESRSPNVKRLDLVGVALVTLALLSLLYPLVQGAEAGWPTWSFVAMACSVPLFVVFGLYERRKAARDGSALVEPSLFKERSFVAGLLVMLSFFAIIAGLFFPFTLYLQVGLGFSPMAAGLATVPFSFGAMITSSFSAVLALKMGRKVLSIGMVIMGVGMVALIFTIDHFGSGVGGWDLAPALGVLGLGLGFVISPVVDIVLGGVPVEHAGSGSGVLSTADQLGAAAGVAVIGVLFFNLLAGQAVPGADTAVPELRRSLAAAGVAAPAQDTIVANFRVCAKESGKNEDAGEPPAACRRIVPAGAVPAGQEKPVGKALADASEKARKEGYAKATGDVLWYEVGIIGLGFLLTFMLPKQARKPEWAEGEDGASEADGGDDAVPSPRGPEVSAGPREERG, encoded by the coding sequence GTGACGCACGCAACTGAGGAGACGTACCTGGAAGGGGAGGGGGTGCCGGACCCGCAGCGGTGGCGCGCCGCCGCAGTGATTCTCGTCGCCATCGCCCTCGACCTCATCGACACGACGATCGTGAACGTGGCGCTTCCGGTGCTGCAGACCGACCTGGGCGCCGACAAGGCGGCGCTCCAGTGGGTCGCGGCCGCGTACACGCTCACCTTCGCGCTCAGCCTGATCACCGTCGGCCGCATCGGTGACATGCTCGGCCGCAAGCGGATGATCTCCCTGGGCATCGTCGTGTTCGTGGCCGCGTCACTGCTGTGCGGCGTGGCCCAGAGCACGGAGATGCTCATCGCCTCCCGGGTGCTCCAGGGCCTGGGCGGTGCCCTCGTGATGACACAGGGGCTGTCCGTGTTCCAGGTGGCCTTCCCGCCCAAGGAACGCGCGGCCGTCTTCGGCATGTTCGGCGCCCTGTCCGGGGTGGCCGCGATGCTCGGCCCGGTGCTGGGCGGGGTGCTCGTCGACGCGGACCTCTTCGGGTGGTCGTGGCGCCCGATCTTCCTGGTAAACGTCCCTGTGGGCCTGTTCGCCCTGCTCGGGGTGGGCGCGTTCGTGCGCGAGTCGCGTTCGCCGAACGTCAAGCGCCTGGACCTGGTGGGTGTCGCCCTGGTGACCCTGGCCCTGCTGTCCCTGCTCTACCCGCTGGTGCAGGGCGCGGAGGCCGGCTGGCCCACCTGGTCGTTCGTCGCGATGGCCTGCTCGGTGCCGCTGTTCGTCGTGTTCGGCCTGTACGAGCGGCGCAAGGCGGCGCGGGACGGTTCCGCCCTGGTGGAGCCGAGTCTCTTCAAGGAGCGGTCCTTCGTGGCCGGCCTGCTGGTGATGCTGAGCTTCTTCGCGATCATCGCGGGCCTGTTCTTCCCCTTCACCCTCTATCTCCAGGTGGGTCTCGGCTTCTCGCCGATGGCGGCCGGCCTCGCGACCGTGCCGTTCTCCTTCGGCGCGATGATCACCTCGTCGTTCTCGGCGGTGCTGGCCCTCAAGATGGGGCGCAAGGTGCTGAGCATCGGCATGGTGATCATGGGCGTCGGCATGGTCGCCCTCATCTTCACCATCGACCACTTCGGTTCCGGCGTCGGCGGCTGGGACCTGGCGCCCGCGCTGGGCGTGCTCGGCCTCGGCCTCGGCTTCGTGATCTCGCCGGTGGTGGACATCGTGCTCGGCGGTGTCCCGGTGGAGCACGCCGGCTCCGGCTCCGGCGTGCTGAGCACCGCCGACCAGCTCGGTGCCGCGGCCGGTGTCGCGGTCATCGGTGTGCTGTTCTTCAACCTGCTGGCCGGGCAGGCCGTGCCGGGCGCCGACACGGCGGTGCCGGAGCTGCGCAGGAGCCTGGCCGCGGCGGGTGTCGCGGCGCCCGCGCAGGACACGATCGTGGCCAACTTCCGTGTCTGCGCCAAGGAGAGCGGCAAGAACGAGGACGCCGGCGAGCCGCCCGCCGCGTGCCGGCGGATCGTCCCCGCCGGGGCGGTGCCCGCCGGCCAGGAGAAGCCGGTCGGCAAGGCGCTCGCCGACGCCTCCGAGAAGGCCCGCAAGGAGGGCTACGCGAAGGCCACCGGTGACGTCCTGTGGTACGAGGTCGGCATCATCGGCCTCGGCTTCCTGCTCACCTTCATGCTGCCGAAGCAGGCGCGGAAGCCGGAGTGGGCCGAGGGCGAGGACGGTGCCTCCGAGGCGGACGGCGGCGACGACGCCGTGCCCTCGCCGAGGGGGCCGGAAGTGTCCGCGGGGCCGCGGGAAGAGCGCGGATAG
- a CDS encoding N-acyl homoserine lactonase family protein: MRLYLLRLGTIPGLQAPVPGYLIRTDDGRTVLVDTGAAPGGPVEVEEGQDVVSALARLGVRPEDVDIVVCSHLDPDHVGGHAAFPGAEFVIQRAHHELARSGTVPRLAAVRPLWDVPGLRYRTVDGDTELLPGIELVASGGHVPGHQSVLVRLERTGAVLLAVDAIPMSAALDPDDRPVFPFDLDEKELRESTRKLVELAGAENALIVHGHDAQQWRTLRVAPEYYD; the protein is encoded by the coding sequence ATGAGGCTCTACTTGCTGAGGCTGGGCACCATCCCGGGGCTGCAGGCACCGGTGCCCGGCTATCTGATCCGCACCGACGACGGGCGCACCGTGCTGGTCGACACCGGGGCCGCGCCCGGCGGACCCGTCGAGGTCGAGGAGGGCCAGGACGTGGTGTCGGCGCTGGCCCGCCTCGGCGTACGCCCCGAGGACGTCGACATCGTCGTGTGCTCCCACCTCGACCCCGACCACGTGGGCGGCCACGCCGCCTTCCCCGGCGCCGAGTTCGTGATCCAGCGCGCACACCACGAGCTGGCCCGCTCCGGCACCGTGCCGAGGCTGGCCGCCGTCCGGCCGCTGTGGGACGTGCCGGGGCTGCGGTACCGCACCGTCGACGGCGACACCGAACTCCTACCGGGCATCGAACTGGTGGCCTCCGGCGGACATGTGCCGGGCCACCAGTCGGTCCTGGTCCGGCTGGAGCGGACCGGCGCGGTGCTGCTCGCGGTGGACGCCATCCCCATGAGCGCGGCCCTGGACCCCGACGACCGCCCCGTCTTCCCCTTCGACCTGGACGAGAAGGAACTGCGCGAGAGCACCCGCAAGCTCGTGGAGCTGGCGGGCGCCGAGAACGCCCTGATCGTGCACGGCCACGACGCGCAGCAGTGGCGGACCCTGCGCGTGGCGCCCGAGTACTACGACTGA
- a CDS encoding antibiotic biosynthesis monooxygenase has protein sequence MTSTEGTEGTEGTERTERTEGTERIRVVVYLRAPEDGTEPLERAYREISWVRPDTVPGLLRSELLRDVDRPDEFVLHGEWESLEAYRTWQFGPDHKDNPSALRSFQDRSRGRHYAVYGIASEEV, from the coding sequence ATGACGAGCACCGAAGGCACCGAAGGCACCGAAGGCACCGAACGCACCGAACGCACCGAAGGCACCGAGCGCATCCGCGTGGTCGTGTACCTGCGGGCCCCCGAGGACGGCACGGAGCCGTTGGAGCGGGCCTACCGGGAGATCAGCTGGGTGCGCCCCGACACGGTTCCCGGACTGCTGCGCAGCGAACTGCTGCGTGATGTGGACCGGCCCGACGAGTTCGTGCTGCACGGCGAGTGGGAGAGCCTGGAGGCGTACCGGACCTGGCAGTTCGGTCCGGACCACAAGGACAACCCGTCGGCCCTGCGCTCCTTCCAGGACCGCTCGCGCGGCCGCCACTACGCCGTCTACGGCATCGCGTCCGAGGAGGTGTGA
- a CDS encoding cupin domain-containing protein translates to MSAQQVPVAAPLLVEGLDRPEELVHRLRFTPLTADGRVGVEVFPLYTTEQTGPSGPAASLVRYHPGASADPHRHTGYEIILVLDGELITEDGRHPKNSLLVMAPGSVHAPRTERGALMLVVWEAPVEPAEPVTEDQD, encoded by the coding sequence ATGTCAGCACAACAGGTCCCGGTGGCGGCTCCGCTGCTCGTCGAGGGACTCGACCGGCCCGAGGAGCTCGTCCACCGGCTGCGGTTCACGCCGCTGACCGCCGACGGCCGGGTCGGTGTCGAGGTGTTCCCGCTCTACACCACCGAGCAGACCGGCCCGTCCGGTCCCGCGGCCTCGCTGGTGCGGTACCACCCGGGCGCGAGCGCCGACCCACACCGCCACACCGGCTACGAGATCATCCTCGTCCTCGACGGCGAACTGATCACCGAGGACGGGCGGCACCCGAAGAACTCTCTGCTGGTCATGGCCCCCGGCAGCGTCCACGCACCGCGGACCGAGCGGGGCGCGCTGATGCTGGTCGTGTGGGAGGCGCCGGTGGAACCGGCGGAGCCGGTGACGGAGGACCAGGACTGA
- a CDS encoding AMP-binding protein — translation MSAHTEAPPAGVPVPEDAYRAARWTPAHREFRAARDLLLRHRTDPDTAAALFRWPRPEHFNWALEWFDVVAAGNDRPALELADPEGGVRGVSYAELSRRSDAVANWLAGLGVARGDRLMVVLGTQPELWEVLLAALKIGAVVVPSHPDLTSAQAADRVRRGRLTHLVCRTAATAAFDGVTVPGARVAVPGPGRPVPPGWTDYRGSERAVGRFVPERPTPADDVAFCYFTSGTTSAPKLVAHTHLSYPAGHLSSLYWNGLLPGDRQVNVSSPGWAKHSWSSLFVPWNAEATIVALPEGAVDAAALPRLLHRLRATAFCAPPSVWQALRPHLGSCVPRLREATSAGEPLPPDLADAVRDAWDVAVRDGYGQTETTALIGTPPGATPRPGLLGRPLPGYRITLRDPETGARLDVAGGRGVPGAPGPRNGRDGSGAPGGTAAPDWPSRPDGPDTSDRPSGPRTPDRWDRRSGPGAPEGPDTPGLPSAPDGQGAVCSGEICVELGADGDPAGHGGADGGRPVGVMAGYPDDPERTEQALGRGWYATGDLGERDADGWIRVLGRRDDVFKSHGHRVSPYEAEAALRAHPAVAEVAVVPVPDDRAGLLPLAVVVPASGRTADAALAGLLLELAERTLSPVGRPERLCFAERLPRTTSGKIQRRVVRERLAEYGAPFGRTSIAAGAAASSPVSESPARS, via the coding sequence ATGTCCGCACACACCGAGGCACCGCCGGCCGGGGTGCCGGTACCGGAGGACGCGTACCGGGCCGCCCGGTGGACCCCCGCGCACCGCGAGTTCCGCGCGGCCCGCGACCTGCTGCTGCGACACCGCACCGACCCGGACACCGCGGCGGCCCTGTTCCGCTGGCCGCGGCCGGAGCACTTCAACTGGGCGCTGGAGTGGTTCGACGTGGTGGCGGCCGGCAATGACAGGCCCGCGCTGGAACTGGCCGACCCGGAAGGCGGCGTGCGCGGTGTCTCGTACGCCGAACTCTCCCGCCGCTCCGACGCGGTGGCGAACTGGCTGGCCGGTCTGGGGGTGGCACGCGGCGACCGGCTGATGGTGGTTCTCGGCACCCAGCCCGAGCTGTGGGAGGTGCTGCTGGCCGCGCTGAAGATCGGGGCCGTGGTGGTGCCCAGCCATCCGGACCTGACGTCCGCCCAGGCCGCCGACCGGGTCCGCCGCGGGCGCCTCACCCACCTGGTGTGCCGCACCGCCGCGACCGCGGCCTTCGACGGTGTGACCGTCCCCGGGGCACGGGTCGCGGTGCCCGGCCCGGGCCGGCCGGTGCCGCCGGGCTGGACGGACTACCGGGGCAGCGAGCGGGCCGTCGGCCGGTTCGTGCCCGAGCGGCCCACCCCGGCCGACGACGTGGCGTTCTGCTACTTCACCTCCGGCACGACCTCGGCGCCCAAGCTGGTCGCGCACACCCACCTCAGCTACCCGGCCGGCCACCTCTCCAGCCTCTACTGGAACGGCCTGCTGCCCGGCGACCGGCAGGTCAACGTCTCCTCGCCCGGCTGGGCCAAGCACTCCTGGAGCAGTCTGTTCGTACCGTGGAACGCCGAGGCCACGATCGTCGCGCTGCCCGAGGGCGCCGTGGACGCGGCCGCGCTGCCGCGCCTGCTGCACCGCCTGCGGGCCACCGCCTTCTGCGCGCCGCCGAGCGTCTGGCAGGCGCTGCGCCCCCATCTCGGCTCGTGCGTACCGCGGTTGCGGGAGGCCACCAGTGCCGGGGAGCCGCTGCCGCCGGACCTCGCCGACGCGGTCCGGGACGCCTGGGACGTCGCGGTGCGCGACGGCTACGGGCAGACCGAGACGACCGCCCTGATCGGCACTCCCCCGGGCGCCACCCCCCGCCCCGGCCTCCTCGGCCGCCCCCTACCCGGCTACCGCATCACCCTCCGAGACCCGGAGACGGGGGCTCGGCTGGATGTGGCGGGCGGGAGGGGGGTGCCGGGTGCGCCGGGGCCAAGGAACGGGCGGGACGGGTCGGGTGCACCGGGTGGTACAGCTGCGCCGGACTGGCCGAGCAGGCCGGACGGGCCGGATACGTCGGACAGGCCCAGCGGGCCGCGTACGCCGGACAGGTGGGACCGGCGGAGCGGGCCGGGCGCGCCGGAAGGACCGGATACGCCGGGCCTGCCGAGTGCGCCGGACGGGCAGGGTGCGGTCTGCTCGGGCGAGATCTGTGTCGAGCTCGGCGCGGACGGGGACCCCGCGGGTCACGGGGGCGCGGACGGGGGCAGGCCGGTCGGGGTGATGGCCGGCTATCCGGACGATCCCGAGCGCACCGAACAGGCGCTGGGGCGCGGCTGGTACGCGACCGGCGATCTCGGTGAACGCGACGCGGACGGCTGGATCCGGGTCCTGGGCCGGCGCGACGACGTGTTCAAGTCCCACGGCCACCGGGTCTCCCCCTACGAGGCGGAGGCCGCGCTGCGCGCCCACCCGGCGGTCGCCGAGGTGGCGGTCGTGCCGGTGCCGGACGACCGGGCCGGCCTGCTGCCGCTCGCCGTGGTCGTCCCGGCGAGCGGCCGTACGGCGGACGCCGCGCTGGCCGGGCTGCTGCTCGAGCTCGCCGAGCGCACCCTGTCGCCGGTGGGGCGCCCCGAGCGGCTGTGCTTCGCGGAGCGACTGCCCCGCACCACCTCCGGCAAGATCCAACGGCGCGTGGTGCGCGAGCGGTTGGCGGAGTACGGCGCCCCGTTCGGCCGTACGTCCATCGCCGCCGGCGCTGCCGCTTCTTCCCCTGTTTCCGAATCCCCAGCGAGGAGTTGA
- a CDS encoding FAD/NAD(P)-binding protein yields the protein MTQQSSSDRPSADLGTQVHRAAAMGLLVVQPRMGMAAPDAMAAGLRAVCSLPYPTVGTITLDSYTRVGDHDHARAALAAGDALNGFPLVAHGPQVAARVAAAAADRAVQVRHGSALPRDIFRAMAAAGLSASEGGPVSYCLPYGRTPLAESVANWRTATAEFAELSRARGLRAHLETFGGCLLGQLCPPSLLVATSLLEALFFVQQGTTSVSLSYAQQTDARQDVEALAALRLLADEWLPAHVDRHLVLYTYMGVFPGSPQGARLLMDRSAELAVRGGAQRLIVKTPVEAVRLPTVAENVASLRAAARTAVRTRGDSRIPTAHEVDPGEVLAEARALVEATLELHDDVGTALTRAFAAGILDVPFCLHEDNRGLTQAAIDGEGRLRWTRTGRLPLPRRTGAPRPAPGALTAGRLLQMLRYTADQHDLLALEGAPDSGWEELPGQPPDEAPPEPYRIAVVGTGPRGTSVLERLAARLAEEPASRPVEVCAIDATEVGPGRIWRTGQPHWSMMNTVSGEVTIFSGPPDTGPARAGAGPSLYEWWRVVDPERAAPDACAPRALYGQYLAYALDRIEQTLPAETLRLRRLPGQYVETLTRESDGRYLLTFGDGRRLCADRVVLTTGHPLPGLRPDQQALADFAEERPHLRYVRGDSAIDMPLADVEPGSTVGVIGLGLSFYDVVAALTTGRGGRFVPDGGGLRYEPSGREPLVVAGSRSGVPLLARGRNQKGPQHTYRPRLFTRERIRALRRHGQLDFRADVLPWLLAEVELVRCATALHRDYGPDIAERFRHEAQEAVRAADPDPQGTVFRAAARCGLRGLRELDLEDWAWPFRGRRFPSRAAYQDELAALLRRDLELADEGNAEGPVKACLDTIRDVRGVLRTAVDFAGLAPDSHREDFLRDFVPMVSRLTTGPPMVRLRQLLALLDAGLLRIAGPGARYGADPDSGRFCVESPQVAGSRTALDVLIDARIPEPDLRRAHGDLTARLRDQGLLTPYVNRGPDGAEFATGGVTVTGSPFHPVRADGRPEHGMYVLGIPSEFTRWFTQVGSGRPGVWGEFTADADAIAGDALAGARAGTGGRTLSGAALSGVVLSARWRAELGSGDDEGER from the coding sequence ATGACCCAGCAGTCGTCGAGCGACCGTCCGTCCGCCGATCTGGGCACGCAGGTGCACCGGGCGGCCGCCATGGGCCTCCTCGTGGTCCAGCCCCGGATGGGGATGGCCGCCCCGGACGCGATGGCGGCGGGGCTGCGCGCGGTGTGCTCCCTGCCCTACCCGACCGTCGGCACCATCACGCTGGACAGCTACACGCGGGTCGGCGACCACGACCACGCGCGGGCCGCACTGGCCGCGGGCGACGCACTCAACGGCTTCCCGCTCGTGGCGCACGGACCGCAGGTCGCCGCCCGGGTCGCCGCGGCGGCCGCGGACCGGGCGGTGCAGGTGCGGCACGGCTCGGCGCTGCCGCGGGACATCTTCCGCGCGATGGCCGCCGCCGGTCTCTCCGCGAGCGAGGGCGGCCCGGTGTCGTACTGCCTGCCCTACGGCCGCACCCCGCTCGCCGAGTCGGTCGCCAACTGGCGTACGGCGACTGCGGAGTTCGCGGAGCTCAGCCGGGCCCGCGGACTGCGGGCGCATCTGGAGACGTTCGGCGGCTGTCTGCTCGGCCAGCTGTGCCCGCCCTCGCTGCTGGTGGCGACGAGCCTGCTGGAGGCGCTGTTCTTCGTCCAGCAGGGCACGACGAGTGTGTCGCTGAGCTACGCGCAGCAGACCGACGCCCGCCAGGACGTGGAGGCGCTCGCCGCGCTGCGGCTGCTCGCCGACGAGTGGCTGCCCGCCCACGTCGACCGGCACCTGGTGCTCTACACGTACATGGGCGTCTTCCCGGGCAGTCCGCAGGGCGCCCGGCTGCTGATGGACCGCAGCGCGGAGCTCGCGGTGCGCGGCGGTGCCCAGCGGCTCATCGTGAAGACCCCGGTCGAGGCGGTGCGGCTGCCGACCGTCGCCGAGAACGTCGCCTCGCTGCGGGCGGCGGCCCGCACCGCGGTCCGTACCCGCGGCGACAGCCGGATTCCCACGGCGCACGAGGTGGACCCCGGTGAGGTGCTGGCCGAGGCCCGGGCGCTGGTGGAGGCGACGCTGGAACTGCACGACGACGTGGGCACCGCGCTGACCCGCGCGTTCGCGGCCGGAATCCTGGACGTGCCGTTCTGCCTGCACGAGGACAACCGGGGGCTGACCCAGGCGGCGATCGACGGGGAGGGGCGGCTGCGCTGGACCAGGACCGGGCGGCTGCCGCTGCCCCGCCGGACCGGGGCGCCGCGCCCCGCCCCGGGTGCCCTCACCGCGGGCCGGCTGCTGCAGATGCTGCGCTACACCGCGGACCAGCACGACCTGCTGGCACTGGAGGGCGCCCCGGACTCCGGCTGGGAGGAACTGCCCGGGCAGCCGCCCGACGAGGCACCGCCGGAGCCGTACCGGATCGCGGTGGTCGGCACCGGCCCGCGCGGCACCTCCGTGCTGGAGCGGCTGGCGGCCCGGCTGGCCGAGGAGCCGGCCTCGCGCCCGGTGGAGGTCTGCGCGATCGACGCCACCGAGGTGGGGCCGGGCCGGATCTGGCGCACCGGCCAGCCGCACTGGTCGATGATGAACACCGTCTCCGGCGAGGTCACCATCTTCTCCGGGCCGCCGGACACCGGTCCCGCCCGCGCCGGAGCGGGCCCCTCGCTGTACGAGTGGTGGCGGGTCGTCGACCCGGAGCGGGCCGCCCCGGACGCCTGCGCCCCGCGCGCCCTGTACGGGCAGTACCTCGCCTACGCCCTGGACCGCATCGAGCAGACGCTGCCGGCGGAGACACTCCGGCTGCGGCGACTGCCCGGTCAGTACGTCGAGACGCTCACCCGCGAGTCCGACGGACGGTATCTGCTCACCTTCGGCGACGGGCGCCGCCTCTGCGCCGACCGGGTGGTGCTGACCACCGGCCACCCACTGCCCGGACTGCGGCCCGACCAGCAGGCGCTGGCCGACTTCGCCGAGGAACGGCCGCACCTGCGGTACGTGCGCGGCGACTCGGCGATCGACATGCCGCTGGCGGACGTCGAACCCGGCAGCACGGTCGGCGTCATCGGCCTCGGCCTGTCCTTCTACGACGTCGTCGCCGCCCTCACCACCGGGCGCGGCGGCCGGTTCGTGCCGGACGGGGGCGGGCTGCGGTACGAGCCGAGCGGCCGGGAGCCGCTCGTGGTCGCCGGGTCGCGCAGCGGGGTGCCGCTGCTCGCCCGCGGCCGCAACCAGAAGGGACCCCAGCACACCTACCGGCCGCGGCTGTTCACCCGCGAGCGGATCCGCGCCCTGCGCCGCCACGGACAGCTCGACTTCCGTGCGGACGTACTGCCCTGGCTGCTGGCCGAGGTGGAGCTGGTGCGCTGCGCCACGGCGCTGCACCGCGACTACGGGCCCGACATCGCCGAGCGGTTCCGGCACGAGGCCCAGGAGGCGGTACGGGCCGCAGACCCCGACCCCCAGGGCACGGTGTTCCGAGCCGCCGCCCGCTGTGGGCTGCGCGGGCTGCGCGAACTGGATCTGGAGGATTGGGCCTGGCCCTTCCGCGGGCGCCGGTTCCCGAGCCGTGCGGCGTACCAGGACGAACTGGCCGCGTTGTTGCGCCGGGACCTGGAACTGGCCGACGAGGGCAACGCCGAGGGGCCCGTGAAGGCCTGCCTGGACACCATCCGGGACGTGCGCGGGGTGCTGCGCACGGCGGTGGACTTCGCCGGTCTCGCGCCCGACTCGCACCGCGAGGACTTCCTGCGGGACTTCGTGCCGATGGTGTCCCGGCTCACCACCGGGCCGCCCATGGTGCGGCTGCGTCAGCTCCTCGCCCTGCTGGACGCCGGGCTGCTGCGGATCGCGGGACCGGGCGCCCGGTACGGGGCCGACCCGGACTCCGGACGGTTCTGCGTGGAGTCACCGCAGGTCGCCGGCAGCCGCACCGCGCTGGACGTGCTGATCGACGCCCGGATACCCGAGCCCGACCTGCGGCGGGCGCACGGCGACCTGACGGCCCGGCTGCGCGACCAGGGCCTGCTGACGCCGTACGTCAACCGGGGCCCGGACGGGGCCGAGTTCGCCACCGGCGGCGTGACGGTCACCGGGTCGCCCTTCCATCCGGTGCGGGCCGACGGGCGGCCGGAGCACGGGATGTACGTGCTGGGCATTCCCAGCGAGTTCACCCGGTGGTTCACCCAGGTCGGCAGCGGACGCCCGGGCGTGTGGGGCGAGTTCACGGCCGACGCCGACGCGATCGCCGGGGACGCCCTGGCCGGGGCACGCGCCGGAACCGGTGGCCGGACGCTGAGCGGCGCGGCCCTGAGCGGGGTGGTGCTGAGCGCCCGGTGGCGGGCCGAGCTCGGCTCGGGCGACGACGAGGGAGAGCGCTGA